One part of the Spirochaetales bacterium genome encodes these proteins:
- a CDS encoding two-component system response regulator: MNNSGNKHRILIVDDDSANIAILTNILKSDYIINFSLSGKKALDIIGSKVNPDLILLDIVMPEMDGYDVCAKLKENKETRDIPIIFITSKTETEDETKGFEYGAVDFLTKPVNPAVVKARVKTHIELKTSRERLKNQNQILEQKVKERTKELHETRLEIIRNLGRASEYKDKETGTHVIRMSKICRVLAIALGLDEDKVELIMNAAPMHDVGKIGIPDSILLKPGKLDNDEWEIMKTHTVIGAKIIGDHPSPLLQAAKLTALYHHEKWNGEGYPTNKKGKEIPEFARIVAIADVFDALTSPRPYKNTWTIDEAVSYIKEEKGKHFDPQLVDCFMHALSEIKEIKEKYADA, from the coding sequence ATGAATAACAGCGGGAATAAACACAGGATATTGATTGTCGATGATGATTCCGCTAATATTGCGATACTCACCAATATTTTAAAATCGGACTATATAATAAATTTTTCACTGAGCGGTAAAAAGGCCCTTGATATTATCGGTTCAAAAGTCAATCCGGATTTGATTCTGCTGGATATTGTCATGCCGGAGATGGATGGTTATGATGTATGTGCAAAACTAAAGGAAAATAAAGAAACAAGGGATATTCCGATCATATTTATTACATCAAAGACTGAAACGGAAGACGAAACAAAAGGATTTGAATACGGTGCTGTTGATTTTTTAACCAAACCCGTCAATCCCGCTGTTGTCAAGGCAAGGGTAAAAACGCATATTGAATTAAAAACATCCAGAGAAAGACTCAAAAACCAGAATCAGATACTGGAACAAAAAGTAAAAGAACGGACAAAAGAGCTTCATGAAACAAGGCTTGAAATAATCAGAAACCTTGGACGCGCATCGGAATACAAAGACAAGGAAACAGGCACGCATGTTATACGGATGAGTAAAATCTGCAGGGTTTTAGCCATTGCTTTGGGTCTTGATGAGGATAAAGTTGAATTAATAATGAATGCCGCGCCGATGCATGATGTCGGGAAAATCGGCATTCCGGATTCAATTTTACTCAAACCCGGAAAGCTGGATAATGATGAATGGGAAATAATGAAAACGCATACGGTAATAGGCGCAAAGATCATCGGCGACCACCCGTCTCCTTTATTACAGGCTGCCAAGCTCACTGCGCTCTATCACCATGAAAAATGGAATGGCGAAGGCTACCCGACGAATAAAAAAGGTAAAGAAATACCTGAGTTCGCAAGAATCGTGGCAATAGCGGATGTGTTCGACGCTCTCACCAGCCCCCGTCCGTATAAAAATACATGGACTATCGATGAGGCTGTCAGTTATATAAAAGAAGAAAAGGGAAAACATTTTGATCCCCAATTGGTTGATTGTTTTATGCATGCATTATCTGAAATAAAAGAAATAAAAGAAAAATACGCAGATGCCTGA
- a CDS encoding response regulator: MSYTFGVLINWLHGYFGKLFFAGIKRAAEENNINLIVFQGSEIGYTNPSTPYTFGNNDYSYNIIYEYVNRDLLDGLIIFGPVFTMLSHEKIMDFLSGFNGIPMVVTGIKAVNIPSIRIENKTGMKKLITHLIRDHRYEKIAYISGPEQHEEAIERLQAYREVLTSFNKTVDENNIIYCNFSSYSGFNAMKILLEDRGLHPDAVAAANDDMAYGAIRYLQSNGIKVPQDIAVTGFDDAEDLHYFDIPLTTVKHPIYETGVNGILHLRNILENKNRTEDIILPTYLIRRESCGCFNKRNTPGDCRENVISEIAGKKIGKKRIKEILIDTITELLTPFVIKKDYLHFWIDEMKAFLNRPDPGEHSMNRFLASLENILLHTIEHHIDGTLWQHIISLLSSSLFAVSGTEHLHPDVERFLHDIRITVANHSMWQQGSLFMKKRKEDLIFQKLSQNCYRVFSLDALTETLSVELPHTGIKSFYIILYEELFDVDLYNKGLLPEKARLLMAYKNNEMMSIVGELFFSPKLLIPKKFLPYENQFCLLVKPLYFEQTHFGYFIIQTTDIDTNHYAKFQFIISSVLNGVHIIIKQKLAERELELQKIQLERANIKLKSYDQAKNEFMANMSHEIRTPLNAIMGLNQLLNKTELNEKQKDYIRKIQSSSQNLLSIINDILDFSKIEAGELTIESIPFNIYQVIDKITNYVGVNLFDNNVDFIFDISNSVPVSLVGDPLRLEQILLNLTSNALKFTKKGEVVLSISAIKKTRKAVVLEFKLSDTGIGLTEEQSRKLFRKFSQADSSTTRKFGGTGLGLAICKALIKQMNGTIGVESEFGKGSIFYFSIEYRLHKKIENKLFIPDSLIHKLNILILYKNKKMCEVLSAYLESIASDLTICHSPEQAFQLYSEKENFLNDFDIFIADYMLLRDLCFNYQIPMQVDKSNPGPKIIALIKQDTYVTIKNIEDTIFDEALLKPFIKNDIIDVILCLFSVRKKRKDDNESILITTKDQFTSRNITILLVEDNEINMQVAKEMLESFGFFVIPVQKGREAITILNTQAENTIDLILMDIQMPEMDGYEVTAEIRKKPLFEKIPIIALTADIMADVKYKVLQSGMNDYISKPIEEGKLFRILSKWVPINEKKKSDSVEDRKKRIFPEIYGIDVEKALNRVTGNRALLEKLLIKFSEDYKDFPEQVNGLLDNNKTDDAKLVIHTFKGVSANLCADQLHAIIAKINTIMNNDTIDFIKVRTLLKETSKEMMRIIGSIQTISIHVKKNNTKNKQKQ; the protein is encoded by the coding sequence ATTATTCATATAATATCATCTATGAGTATGTAAACAGGGATTTACTGGATGGCTTGATCATATTCGGCCCGGTGTTTACGATGCTTTCACATGAAAAGATAATGGATTTTTTATCCGGATTCAATGGAATCCCTATGGTTGTCACGGGGATAAAGGCCGTGAATATTCCCAGTATACGAATTGAAAACAAAACCGGTATGAAGAAGCTGATTACTCATCTCATCCGGGATCATCGGTATGAAAAAATCGCATATATTTCAGGACCTGAGCAACATGAAGAAGCCATTGAACGGTTACAGGCATATAGAGAAGTCCTCACCTCTTTCAACAAAACGGTCGATGAAAATAATATTATATATTGCAACTTCAGTTCATACTCGGGATTCAATGCCATGAAAATCCTGTTGGAAGACCGCGGGCTGCACCCGGATGCGGTCGCCGCCGCTAATGACGATATGGCGTACGGAGCGATCCGTTATTTACAGTCGAACGGTATAAAAGTTCCACAGGATATTGCAGTTACAGGTTTCGATGATGCCGAAGATCTTCATTATTTCGATATTCCGCTGACAACGGTGAAGCACCCGATATATGAAACAGGTGTCAATGGCATTCTTCACTTGAGAAACATTCTTGAGAATAAAAACCGGACAGAAGATATAATACTCCCGACGTATCTTATCAGACGTGAATCCTGCGGATGTTTCAATAAAAGAAATACCCCCGGAGATTGCAGGGAGAACGTCATTTCGGAGATAGCCGGCAAAAAAATCGGTAAAAAACGAATCAAAGAAATCCTGATTGATACAATAACGGAATTATTGACTCCTTTTGTGATAAAGAAGGATTATTTACATTTCTGGATTGATGAAATGAAAGCGTTCCTGAACCGGCCTGATCCCGGAGAACATTCCATGAACAGGTTCCTTGCTTCATTGGAAAATATCCTCCTGCATACCATAGAACATCACATTGACGGCACGTTATGGCAGCACATTATTTCTCTTTTGTCGTCCTCCCTTTTTGCCGTTTCCGGAACCGAACATCTGCATCCGGATGTCGAGCGGTTCCTTCATGATATCAGAATTACCGTCGCCAATCATTCCATGTGGCAGCAGGGTTCTTTATTTATGAAAAAAAGAAAAGAGGACTTGATATTCCAGAAATTATCCCAAAATTGTTACAGGGTATTCAGTCTGGATGCACTGACAGAGACATTATCTGTTGAACTTCCCCATACGGGGATCAAGAGCTTCTATATTATATTATATGAAGAATTATTCGATGTTGATTTATATAACAAGGGATTGCTGCCTGAAAAAGCAAGGCTTTTAATGGCATATAAAAATAATGAGATGATGAGTATAGTCGGGGAATTGTTTTTCTCACCGAAGCTTCTTATCCCTAAGAAATTTTTACCTTATGAAAATCAATTCTGCCTGCTGGTTAAACCCCTTTATTTTGAACAAACTCATTTCGGATATTTTATAATCCAGACCACTGATATAGATACAAACCATTATGCAAAATTCCAATTTATCATCAGTTCCGTTCTTAATGGGGTACACATTATCATTAAGCAAAAGTTAGCGGAAAGAGAACTTGAATTACAGAAGATTCAACTGGAACGTGCGAATATAAAATTAAAAAGTTATGATCAGGCAAAAAACGAGTTTATGGCAAACATGAGTCATGAAATCCGCACCCCGCTAAACGCGATTATGGGACTGAACCAGCTGCTTAATAAAACCGAATTAAACGAAAAACAGAAGGATTATATCCGTAAAATACAAAGTTCTTCCCAGAATTTGCTTAGTATTATCAATGATATCCTGGATTTTTCAAAAATCGAAGCAGGAGAATTAACCATTGAATCTATCCCGTTTAATATTTATCAGGTAATAGACAAGATAACAAATTATGTCGGAGTGAATTTATTTGATAATAATGTTGATTTTATTTTTGATATCAGTAATTCCGTGCCGGTGTCTCTTGTAGGGGACCCTTTGCGTCTCGAGCAGATACTCCTCAACTTAACCTCCAATGCCCTGAAGTTTACAAAAAAAGGAGAAGTGGTTTTATCTATTAGTGCGATAAAGAAAACCAGGAAAGCAGTTGTGTTGGAATTCAAATTAAGTGATACGGGAATCGGCCTTACAGAAGAACAGAGCAGGAAATTATTCAGAAAATTCTCCCAGGCGGATTCATCAACCACAAGGAAATTCGGCGGTACCGGCCTGGGGCTTGCAATTTGCAAGGCGCTAATAAAACAAATGAATGGTACTATCGGCGTGGAAAGCGAGTTTGGAAAAGGCAGTATATTTTATTTTAGTATTGAATACAGACTGCACAAAAAGATAGAGAACAAATTGTTCATTCCTGATTCCTTAATACATAAGCTGAATATCCTGATATTATATAAAAATAAAAAGATGTGTGAAGTTCTTTCCGCTTATCTGGAAAGCATAGCTTCCGACCTGACAATATGTCATTCACCGGAGCAGGCGTTTCAACTGTATTCTGAAAAAGAAAACTTCTTGAATGATTTTGATATTTTTATTGCGGACTATATGCTCTTAAGAGATCTGTGTTTCAACTATCAAATCCCAATGCAAGTGGATAAAAGCAACCCCGGACCGAAAATAATTGCTTTGATTAAGCAGGACACCTATGTGACAATAAAAAATATAGAGGATACAATATTTGACGAGGCCCTCCTCAAACCGTTTATTAAAAACGATATAATTGATGTTATATTGTGTCTTTTTTCAGTGAGAAAAAAAAGGAAAGATGATAACGAATCCATACTTATAACTACAAAAGATCAATTTACCTCAAGAAATATTACAATCCTGCTTGTTGAGGATAATGAAATAAATATGCAGGTGGCAAAAGAGATGCTTGAAAGTTTCGGTTTTTTTGTTATTCCCGTACAAAAGGGCAGGGAGGCAATTACTATTCTCAATACCCAGGCAGAGAATACAATTGATCTTATTTTAATGGATATACAGATGCCGGAAATGGACGGATATGAAGTCACGGCTGAGATAAGAAAAAAACCCCTGTTTGAAAAGATTCCCATTATCGCCCTCACGGCTGATATAATGGCAGATGTGAAATATAAAGTACTGCAGTCGGGGATGAATGATTATATATCAAAACCCATCGAAGAGGGAAAATTGTTCCGGATCCTGTCCAAATGGGTCCCGATAAATGAAAAAAAGAAATCCGATAGCGTAGAAGACCGGAAAAAAAGGATATTCCCGGAGATTTATGGAATTGATGTGGAAAAAGCATTGAACCGGGTAACCGGGAACAGGGCGTTATTGGAAAAGCTGCTGATAAAGTTTTCTGAAGATTATAAAGATTTCCCGGAACAAGTAAACGGTCTTCTTGATAACAACAAGACGGATGATGCGAAACTGGTGATTCATACATTTAAGGGCGTTTCCGCTAATTTGTGCGCCGATCAGCTTCACGCCATAATTGCTAAAATTAATACAATAATGAATAACGATACGATTGATTTTATTAAAGTACGGACTTTATTAAAAGAAACTTCAAAAGAGATGATGCGTATTATCGGATCGATTCAAACAATAAGCATTCATGTAAAAAAGAATAACACAAAGAATAAACAAAAACAATAA
- a CDS encoding discoidin domain-containing protein translates to MKKMLFVLFILFLCVQAFSQSYPGFRVQGRFLYDNQGERVILVGVNKMIIWTDVDGIPSYEEIAKTGANCVRIVWGTDGTADRLDTAIYNCRVNNMIPIPELHDATGEWSGLQECVDYWCRSDVVEVLQRHQEYLIVNIANECGQTVSDADYRTGYSSAVSRMRNAGIHVPIMIDAPEYGQGIDSLQANGPYLISQDPDQNLLFSIHMWWPYCWGNTDQKVIDEIAESVSMGLPLVVGEFGNKWDESGDCDIPYLLIIDQCTANQIGWIPWSWGPGNDPQTWLDMTTDSTYNGLFGWGREVAITHSNSIRNTAVRPASITSATPVPSPSPVPTPEGNIAMGRPVSVSSVESPEFAGEYAVDGSVSTRWASAPQSDPQWIYVDIGSTTEISRVILYWEAAYASQYKIQVSNDANTWTDLLTDYNGNGGTDDLAVSGTGRYVRMYGMAHYNWEWGYSLWEFAVYGTSGGTTPTPAPGTLGDVNGDGVINIVDALLVAQEYVNLDPVNFNPDAADVDCSGSITIVDALLIAQYYVGLISSFPC, encoded by the coding sequence ATGAAAAAGATGCTTTTCGTTCTGTTCATTCTTTTCCTCTGTGTACAGGCATTTTCACAATCCTACCCCGGATTCAGGGTGCAGGGCAGGTTCCTGTATGACAACCAGGGAGAAAGAGTTATCCTTGTCGGCGTTAACAAGATGATTATCTGGACGGATGTTGACGGTATTCCTTCCTATGAAGAAATTGCAAAGACGGGGGCAAACTGTGTCCGCATTGTCTGGGGAACGGACGGGACGGCAGACCGGCTTGATACTGCAATATACAACTGCCGGGTCAACAACATGATCCCTATCCCCGAGCTCCATGATGCCACGGGGGAATGGTCGGGTCTGCAGGAATGCGTTGATTACTGGTGCCGCTCCGATGTCGTCGAGGTGCTTCAAAGACACCAGGAATACCTCATCGTCAATATAGCGAATGAGTGCGGCCAGACCGTTTCCGATGCCGATTACCGGACAGGATATTCGAGCGCCGTCAGCCGGATGAGGAACGCGGGGATTCATGTGCCGATCATGATTGACGCACCGGAGTACGGCCAGGGCATCGACAGTCTTCAGGCAAATGGCCCTTATTTGATCTCACAGGATCCGGACCAGAACCTCCTTTTTTCCATTCACATGTGGTGGCCATACTGCTGGGGAAATACGGACCAGAAAGTGATTGATGAAATTGCCGAATCCGTTTCCATGGGACTGCCCCTTGTCGTCGGGGAATTCGGAAATAAATGGGACGAATCAGGTGATTGCGATATTCCCTATCTCCTGATTATCGATCAGTGTACTGCCAACCAGATAGGCTGGATCCCCTGGTCCTGGGGACCGGGCAACGACCCCCAGACATGGCTTGATATGACAACGGATTCGACCTATAACGGACTTTTTGGCTGGGGCCGCGAAGTCGCGATAACGCATTCAAACAGTATCCGGAATACCGCGGTACGGCCCGCTTCGATAACGAGCGCCACACCGGTACCAAGCCCTTCCCCCGTACCCACACCCGAAGGCAACATTGCAATGGGCAGGCCCGTGTCAGTCTCTTCTGTGGAGAGTCCGGAGTTTGCGGGAGAGTATGCTGTTGACGGAAGCGTATCGACCCGCTGGGCATCGGCACCCCAAAGCGACCCGCAGTGGATCTATGTCGATATTGGCTCGACAACAGAGATATCACGGGTAATCCTTTACTGGGAGGCGGCGTATGCAAGCCAGTATAAAATCCAGGTGTCAAATGACGCGAACACCTGGACCGATCTCCTCACCGATTATAATGGTAACGGCGGGACTGACGACCTTGCCGTTTCAGGAACCGGCAGGTATGTCCGGATGTACGGGATGGCACACTATAACTGGGAGTGGGGATATTCACTATGGGAGTTTGCCGTCTACGGCACATCAGGCGGAACCACGCCCACGCCCGCGCCCGGAACACTTGGAGATGTTAATGGAGACGGTGTTATTAATATAGTTGATGCCCTTCTTGTTGCACAGGAATACGTGAACCTCGATCCGGTCAACTTTAATCCGGATGCTGCAGATGTCGATTGTTCGGGAAGCATCACCATTGTGGATGCGCTTTTAATCGCTCAATACTATGTGGGACTCATTTCATCATTCCCCTGTTAA